TTTGAGCTCCAATGGGCTCTATGGTGAACTTCATGAGGAGTTTCGAGTTCCTTGTATGACTGTTTTTGATGTTAGTGGAAATGCATTGTCAGGTTCCATCCCCAGTTTCTATAGCAGCAGTTGCCCTCCTGTTCCTTCCACAATTGAGTATCCCTTAAATGTTTATGACCCGTCATCTGCCtatatatcattttttgcaTATAAAGCTAAGGCAGGAAGTCCTACTATGTCACTTGGAAGAAATGGTGAAATCTCAGTTTTTCATAACTTTGGGGACAACAACTTTACTGGTACTCTCCAGTCCCTTCCTATTTCCCCGGTAAGATTAGGAAAGCAAACTGCTTACACATTTTTGGCTGGAGACAACAAGCTCAGCGGGCCATTTCCTGGGATCTTGTTTGAGAATTGTGATGGATTGAACATGATGATTGTCAATGTTAGCAATAATAGAATGTCTGGTCAGATTCCGGCAAATATGGGTCCAATGTGCAGATCACTCAAGCTTCTGGATGCATCTAAGAATCAGATTGCTGGGACCATTCCACCAAGTGTTGGCGAATTAGTTTCTCTTGTTTATCTTGACATGAGTTGGAACCTTTTGCAAGGCCGGATACCATCAAGTTTGAGCCAATTAAGTGGTTTGAAGTATCTTTCTTTGACTGGTAATAGAATAGTTGGTTCTATTCCTTCTAGCATAGGGAAGCTGCAAACTTTAGAGGTTCTGGATCTCTCTTCAAACTTGCTTTCTGGGGAGATACCAAATGATCTTGTGAGGTTGAGAAATCTGACTGCTCTTCTGCTCAATAACAATAAACTCTCCGGGCAGATTCCTTCTGGTTTGGCAAATGTGACTTTGCTCTCAATCTTTAATGTCTCCTTCAATAACTTGTCTGGGCCTCTGCCATCAAGTAACAATTTGATGAAATGTAGCAGTGTTCTTGGAAACCCGTATCTACACCCTTGCCATGTTTTCTCCCTAGCATCGCCATCTCCAGATTCTCCAGGAAGGGCTTCTGAGGCACAAAGCTATACTTCTCCATCAGGTCAAAGTCAGAAGAACGGGAGTGGTGGCTTCACATCAATTGAGATAGCATCAATAGCCTCTGCATCAGCCATTTTTTCTGTTCTACTAGCTCTTATTTTCCTATTCATCTACACCAGAAAGTTGAGTCCAAAGTCCAAAATAATGGGATCTGCTAGAAAGGAAGTAACAATCTTCACAGATATTGGGGTTCCCCTGACATTTGAGAATGTGGTGCGGGCTACTGGGAGCTTCAATGCAAGTAATTGCATCGGCAATGGGGGTTTTGGGTCCACTTACAAGGCAGAGATCTCTCCCGGAGTTCTGGTGGCAATTAAAAAGCTTGCAGTTGGACGATTCCAGGGAATTCAACAATTCCATGCAGAGATCAAAACCCTTGGAAGACTCCACCATCCAAATCTTGTCACTTTGATTGGTTATCATGCCAGTGAAACGGAAATGTTCCTCATATATAACTATTTGCCAGGTGGTAATTTGGAAAAGTTTATCCAGGAAAGGTCCACGAGGGCTGTGGATTGGAGGATACTTCACAAAATTGCTCTGGACATAGCTCGAGCACTAGCCTACCTTCATGATCAGTGTGTACCACGTGTACTCCATCGAGATGTCAAACCCAGTAATATTCTGCTAGATGATGATTTCAACGCCTATCTATCCGACTTTGGTTTGGCCAGGCTCTTGGGAACCTCTGAAACCCATGCTACAACAGGTGTGGCTGGGACTTTCGGATATGTTGCCCCGGAGTATGCAATGACTTGCCGTGTTTCAGATAAGGCCGATGTTTATAGTTATGGGGTTGTGCTTCTTGAATTACTTTCAGACAAGAAAGCTTTGGATCCATCATTTTCATCGTACGGGAATGGTTTCAACATTGTTGCTTGGGCATGTATGCTCCTACGGCAGGGCAGAGCTAAGGAGTTCTTTACAGCAGGGCTATGGGATGCAGGTCCACATGATGATTTGGTAGAAGTCTTACACATGGCAGTTGTGTGTACGGTTGACTCCCTCTCTACCAGGCCAACAATGAAGCAGGTTGTCCGTCGGTTGAAACAACTGCAACCGCCTTCATGCTAGTTGCTTGataatgtttgtttgattaacaTAGGGATTTGTAGTGGGTAAAGGCCCATTGTATTTATGCTTTCTTGGTCCTCATTATGGGCTGCCCGTAGGTAGAGCTAAACTGTAGTTATTCCCACTTGTAAAGTGTAATATAGTTTTGCCCCCATTTTTCGAAGTTGTTTCCCCACCTGGGGGCTCACTGGTGAATCTGCAAAAGAATGCAGATGTTCATTCGCCACGGTGTATACATGTTTCTCAGTTTCCATTTGTTCAATAAAGCCATAGAATCGAGATATTTGCTGGGAATATGTTTGTGCTCACGTAAACAATGCCAAGGTATTGCCCTTGAAACGAATCGTGCAGTTTGAACTTCTACTTATCATGTGAAGTTCAATGAAATAGGGATTTTAATCTAAAGTCCATTCCAGTGGTTGCTGGAGCAGCAAAAGGCGATCCACGCCTTGCCTTCTTGATCAAATCACAACCTTCGCCCTGTAGTGACAACGTTAGCTCTGCATTTGGCCATTGTGGTGTTGTTTCCCTGTGCAAGTCATGCTTTTGATGGTTCTTTTTTCCTGTTCATTTCACTTGGTTCACGAGCAACAGCAACGATCATGAGAACCAATTTTACTTCCTTCAGCTGCAAGCAATAAGGTATACAAGCTGGACAAGATGATATTATTTATAGTCAACAACTGCCTATTCGTGGTTTACCACTTTGTATACGGTTGATTGTGTATCGATGGAACTTCCTTTATGTTGTGTTGTTATGTTGCTAAGATCTCCACTCCACAGGTGGTGAGTCGTTCTGTCTCACCCCTCTCCTTCATGAACATGCTTTTTCCGCAAGCTCAAACCGAAGTCGTTGAGGAATACGTACCGTTTGACTACTTGCCGGTTTCTG
This DNA window, taken from Populus alba chromosome 17, ASM523922v2, whole genome shotgun sequence, encodes the following:
- the LOC118060398 gene encoding LRR receptor-like serine/threonine-protein kinase RPK2, with the protein product MGSSYFLSSVIKWQSFTKLKLFSLFCVFSLSLNGVASFDSDKSVLLQFKNSVSDPSGLISGWNLISTNHCHWNGVSCDANSRVVSLNITGNGNYRGKKSGGGGAILCSGDSIELSLYGFGIRRDCKGSNGILMGKLVPLIARLSELRVLSLPFNGFLGLIPSEIWGMEKLEVLDLEGNLVSGSLPVSFSGLKNLRVLNLGFNRIEGEIPDSLSRCDGLEIFNIAGNRINGTIPGFAGRFKGVYLSLNQLGGSLPEDFGYNCEKLEHLDLSGNFLVGGIPSNLGNCGNLRTLLLYSNMFEEIIPRELGKLGKLEVLDVSRNSLSGSVPPELGNCSALSVLVLSNMFDPYQDVNGTRGTSLLDHLSSVNEDFNFFQGGIPADVMTLPKLRMLWAPSATLDGMLLSNWDSCDSLEMINLSHNFFKGEIPHGFSRCNKLRYLDLSSNGLYGELHEEFRVPCMTVFDVSGNALSGSIPSFYSSSCPPVPSTIEYPLNVYDPSSAYISFFAYKAKAGSPTMSLGRNGEISVFHNFGDNNFTGTLQSLPISPVRLGKQTAYTFLAGDNKLSGPFPGILFENCDGLNMMIVNVSNNRMSGQIPANMGPMCRSLKLLDASKNQIAGTIPPSVGELVSLVYLDMSWNLLQGRIPSSLSQLSGLKYLSLTGNRIVGSIPSSIGKLQTLEVLDLSSNLLSGEIPNDLVRLRNLTALLLNNNKLSGQIPSGLANVTLLSIFNVSFNNLSGPLPSSNNLMKCSSVLGNPYLHPCHVFSLASPSPDSPGRASEAQSYTSPSGQSQKNGSGGFTSIEIASIASASAIFSVLLALIFLFIYTRKLSPKSKIMGSARKEVTIFTDIGVPLTFENVVRATGSFNASNCIGNGGFGSTYKAEISPGVLVAIKKLAVGRFQGIQQFHAEIKTLGRLHHPNLVTLIGYHASETEMFLIYNYLPGGNLEKFIQERSTRAVDWRILHKIALDIARALAYLHDQCVPRVLHRDVKPSNILLDDDFNAYLSDFGLARLLGTSETHATTGVAGTFGYVAPEYAMTCRVSDKADVYSYGVVLLELLSDKKALDPSFSSYGNGFNIVAWACMLLRQGRAKEFFTAGLWDAGPHDDLVEVLHMAVVCTVDSLSTRPTMKQVVRRLKQLQPPSC